The Salmonella enterica subsp. houtenae serovar Houten genome has a segment encoding these proteins:
- the pspG gene encoding pspG Phage shock protein G (Phageshock_PspG), with protein MLELLFVLGFFLMLMVTGVSLLGILAALVVATAVMFLGGMFALMIKLLPWLLLAVAVVWVIKAVKTPKVPQYQRNNRRFY; from the coding sequence ATGCTGGAACTACTTTTTGTGCTTGGCTTTTTTCTGATGCTAATGGTGACTGGCGTCTCCTTGCTGGGCATTCTGGCCGCGTTGGTTGTGGCGACCGCCGTCATGTTTCTGGGCGGGATGTTCGCACTGATGATCAAGTTGTTACCGTGGCTACTGCTGGCAGTAGCGGTAGTGTGGGTGATCAAAGCAGTAAAAACGCCAAAAGTCCCACAGTATCAGCGCAATAACCGTCGGTTTTACTAA
- the alr gene encoding alanine racemase, translating to MQAATVVINRRALRHNLQRLRELAPASKLVAVVKANAYGHGLLETARTLPDADAFGVARLEEALRLRAGGITQPILLLEGFFDAADLPTISAQRLHTAVHNQEQLAALEAVELAEPVTVWMKLDTGMHRLGVRPEEAEAFYQRLTHCKNVRQPVNIVSHFARADEPECGATEHQLEIFNAFCRGKPGQRSIAASGGILLWPQSHFDWARPGIILYGVSPLEHKPWGPDFGFQPVMSLTSSLIAARDHKAGEPVGYGGTWVSERDTRLGVVAMGYGDGYPRAAPSGTPVLVNGREVPIVGRVAMDMICVDLGPNAQDKAGDPVVLWGEGLPVERIAEMTKVSAYELITRLTSRVAMKYID from the coding sequence ATGCAAGCGGCAACAGTCGTCATTAACCGCCGCGCTCTGCGACACAACCTGCAACGTCTGCGTGAGCTGGCGCCTGCCAGTAAGCTGGTTGCGGTGGTGAAAGCGAACGCTTATGGACACGGTCTTCTGGAGACCGCGCGAACGCTCCCTGATGCTGACGCTTTTGGCGTGGCGCGTCTTGAAGAGGCTCTACGTCTGCGAGCGGGCGGGATCACGCAACCTATCCTGCTGCTGGAGGGTTTTTTCGACGCCGCCGATCTGCCGACCATTTCCGCGCAACGTCTGCATACCGCCGTACATAATCAAGAGCAGCTTGCCGCTCTGGAGGCGGTGGAGCTGGCGGAGCCAGTGACGGTCTGGATGAAACTGGATACCGGTATGCATCGTCTCGGCGTGCGCCCCGAAGAGGCGGAGGCGTTCTACCAGCGTCTGACGCACTGTAAAAATGTCCGCCAGCCGGTGAATATCGTTAGCCATTTTGCCCGTGCGGATGAGCCGGAATGCGGCGCTACCGAGCATCAGCTTGAAATTTTTAACGCTTTCTGTCGGGGCAAACCTGGCCAGCGCTCTATTGCCGCGTCTGGCGGTATTCTGCTGTGGCCGCAGTCTCACTTTGACTGGGCGCGCCCGGGAATCATTTTGTATGGCGTATCGCCGTTGGAGCACAAACCCTGGGGGCCGGATTTTGGTTTTCAGCCGGTGATGTCCTTAACCTCCAGTTTGATCGCGGCGCGTGACCACAAAGCGGGCGAACCGGTGGGCTACGGCGGGACATGGGTGAGTGAGCGCGATACGCGTCTGGGCGTAGTGGCGATGGGCTATGGTGATGGCTATCCGCGTGCGGCGCCTTCCGGTACGCCAGTACTGGTCAATGGTCGTGAAGTCCCGATTGTCGGACGGGTGGCGATGGATATGATTTGCGTGGATTTGGGGCCAAACGCGCAGGATAAAGCGGGCGATCCGGTAGTTTTATGGGGTGAAGGTCTGCCGGTTGAACGTATCGCTGAAATGACAAAAGTAAGTGCTTACGAACTTATCACGCGCCTGACCTCAAGGGTGGCGATGAAATATATTGATTAA
- the qor gene encoding quinone oxidoreductase — MATRIEFHKHGGPEVLQVAEFTPTEPAEHEIQVENKAIGINFIDTYIRSGLYPPPSLPAGLGTEAAGVVSKVGSGVEHIRVGDRVVYAQSTLGAYSSVHNVSADKAAILPDAISFEQAAASFLKGLTVFYLLRKTYEVKPDEPFLFHAAAGGVGLIACQWAKALGAKLIGTVGSEQKAQRALDAGAWQVINYREESIVERVKEITGGKKVRVVYDSVGKDTWEASLDCLQRRGLMVSFGNASGPVTGVNLGILNQKGSLYATRPSLQGYITTREELTEASNELFSLIASGVIKVDVAENQRYALKDARRAHEVLESRATQGSSLLIP, encoded by the coding sequence ATGGCAACGCGTATTGAATTTCACAAGCATGGTGGTCCGGAAGTGCTTCAGGTCGCAGAGTTTACGCCAACGGAACCGGCGGAACACGAAATCCAGGTTGAGAACAAAGCCATTGGTATCAACTTCATCGATACCTATATCCGTAGCGGACTCTATCCCCCTCCGTCGTTGCCTGCAGGACTGGGAACCGAGGCCGCAGGTGTAGTCAGTAAAGTCGGCAGCGGCGTAGAGCACATTCGCGTTGGCGATCGCGTCGTCTACGCGCAGTCAACGCTCGGCGCTTACAGTTCAGTCCATAACGTCTCCGCAGATAAAGCCGCGATTTTACCTGACGCGATTTCCTTCGAACAAGCGGCAGCCTCTTTTCTCAAGGGATTAACCGTTTTTTACCTGTTGCGCAAAACCTATGAAGTGAAACCCGACGAGCCCTTTCTGTTTCATGCCGCTGCGGGCGGCGTCGGTCTGATCGCCTGCCAATGGGCGAAAGCGCTGGGCGCGAAGCTTATCGGTACCGTCGGTAGCGAGCAAAAAGCGCAGCGGGCGCTGGACGCTGGCGCCTGGCAGGTGATTAATTACCGTGAGGAGAGCATTGTAGAACGGGTAAAAGAGATCACCGGCGGCAAAAAAGTCCGCGTGGTCTATGACTCCGTGGGGAAAGATACCTGGGAAGCCTCGCTGGACTGCCTGCAACGTCGGGGACTGATGGTTAGTTTCGGCAATGCGTCCGGCCCCGTCACCGGCGTGAACTTAGGTATTCTGAATCAGAAAGGTTCCCTGTATGCCACGCGACCTTCACTACAGGGGTATATTACGACGCGTGAAGAACTGACCGAAGCCAGCAATGAATTGTTCTCATTGATTGCCAGCGGCGTGATTAAAGTCGATGTGGCTGAAAATCAACGCTATGCGTTAAAAGATGCCCGTCGCGCGCATGAAGTTCTGGAAAGTCGAGCCACACAGGGCTCAAGCCTGCTAATTCCGTAA
- the tyrB gene encoding tyrosine aminotransferase, tyrosine repressible codes for MFQKVDAYAGDPILSLMERFKDDSRHDKVNLSIGLYYNEDGIIPQLKAVAEAEARLNAQPHGASLYLPMEGLNTYRHTIAPLLFGADHPILQQQRVATIQTLGGSGALKVGADFLKRYFPDAGVWVSDPTWENHIAIFAGAGFEVSTYPWDDDATNGIRFNDLLATLNTLPARSIVLLHPCCHNPTGADLTPSQWDAVIEILKARDLIPFLDIAYQGFGAGMDEDAYAIRAIASAGLPALVSNSFSKIFSLYGERVGGLSVVCEDAEIAARVLGQLKATVRQIYSSPPSFGAQVVATVLGDEVLKARWLAEVEAMRTRIISMRQTLVKVLKAEMPDRNFDYLLQQRGMFSYTGLSAEQVDRLRDEFGVYLIASGRMCVAGLNSSNVQRVAKAFAAVM; via the coding sequence GTGTTTCAAAAAGTTGACGCCTATGCCGGCGATCCGATTCTTTCACTGATGGAGCGTTTTAAAGATGACTCCCGTCACGACAAAGTGAATCTGAGCATTGGTCTGTATTACAACGAAGACGGGATTATCCCACAGCTCAAAGCGGTGGCCGAAGCCGAAGCCCGACTTAACGCGCAGCCGCATGGCGCCTCGCTGTACCTGCCGATGGAAGGGCTCAATACTTATCGCCATACTATCGCGCCTTTGCTCTTTGGCGCCGATCACCCGATTCTTCAACAACAGCGCGTGGCCACTATCCAGACATTAGGCGGTTCCGGCGCGCTGAAAGTGGGCGCGGATTTCCTGAAGCGTTATTTCCCTGACGCAGGCGTATGGGTAAGCGACCCCACCTGGGAAAACCATATTGCGATATTTGCCGGGGCAGGATTCGAAGTGAGTACTTACCCTTGGGATGACGACGCGACTAACGGCATCCGTTTTAACGATCTGCTGGCCACGCTGAATACGTTACCTGCGCGCAGTATTGTGCTGCTGCACCCCTGTTGTCACAACCCGACCGGGGCGGATTTAACGCCTTCGCAATGGGATGCGGTGATTGAGATATTGAAAGCGCGCGATCTAATTCCGTTCCTTGATATTGCTTATCAGGGGTTTGGCGCAGGCATGGACGAGGATGCTTACGCTATTCGCGCTATTGCCAGCGCCGGGTTACCTGCGTTAGTCAGTAATTCTTTTTCGAAGATTTTCTCGCTGTACGGCGAGCGCGTCGGCGGCCTGTCCGTGGTGTGTGAAGATGCCGAAATCGCAGCGCGGGTTCTGGGACAGCTAAAAGCGACGGTGCGCCAAATTTACTCCAGTCCGCCGAGTTTCGGCGCACAGGTGGTCGCTACGGTCCTGGGCGATGAGGTGTTAAAAGCGCGCTGGCTGGCGGAAGTCGAAGCGATGCGTACCCGCATTATATCGATGCGCCAGACGCTGGTGAAGGTGCTTAAGGCGGAGATGCCTGACCGCAACTTCGATTACTTGTTACAGCAGCGCGGTATGTTCAGCTATACCGGGTTAAGCGCGGAGCAGGTCGATCGGTTGCGTGATGAGTTTGGCGTTTACCTGATTGCCAGTGGCCGCATGTGCGTCGCCGGGCTTAATTCTTCAAATGTACAACGCGTAGCGAAGGCATTTGCCGCTGTCATGTAA
- the dnaB_2 gene encoding replicative DNA helicase, giving the protein MAGNKPFNKPQTDARDRDPQVAGIKVPPHSIEAEQSVLGGLMLDNERWDDVAERVVAEDFYTRPHRHIFTEMGRLQESGSPIDLITLAESLERQGQLDSVGGFAYLAELSKNTPSAANISAYADIVRERAVVRDMIAVAHEIADAGYDPQGRNSDELLDLAESRVFQIAENRANKDEGPKSIDQILDATVARIEQLFQQPHDGVTGVDTGYQDLNKKTAGLQRSDLIIVAARPSMGKTTFAMNLCENAAMLQDKPVLIFSLEMPGEQIMMRMLASLSRVDQTRIRTGQLDDEDWARISGTMGILLEKRNMYIDDSSGLTPTEVRSRARRIFREHGGLSLIMIDYLQLMRVPSLSDNRTLEIAEISRSLKALAKELQVPVVALSQLNRSLEQRADKRPVNSDLRESGSIEQDADLIMFIYRDEVYHENSDLKGIAEIIIGKQRNGPIGTVRLTFNGQWSRFDNYAGPQYDDE; this is encoded by the coding sequence ATGGCAGGAAATAAACCCTTCAACAAACCACAGACTGATGCCCGCGACCGCGATCCGCAGGTTGCCGGGATAAAAGTGCCGCCGCACTCGATTGAAGCGGAACAGTCGGTGTTGGGCGGTTTAATGCTGGATAACGAGCGCTGGGACGATGTGGCCGAGCGCGTGGTGGCGGAAGATTTCTACACCCGCCCGCATCGCCACATTTTTACGGAAATGGGGCGCTTGCAGGAAAGCGGCAGTCCTATTGACCTGATTACGCTCGCGGAATCGCTGGAGCGGCAGGGCCAACTGGACAGCGTCGGCGGCTTCGCCTATCTGGCTGAGTTGTCTAAAAACACGCCAAGCGCGGCGAATATCAGCGCGTATGCGGATATTGTGCGCGAACGCGCCGTGGTCCGCGATATGATCGCTGTGGCGCATGAAATTGCGGACGCCGGTTACGATCCACAGGGGCGCAATAGCGACGAACTGCTGGATCTGGCGGAGTCGCGCGTCTTCCAGATCGCGGAAAACCGGGCCAACAAAGACGAAGGTCCGAAAAGCATCGACCAAATTCTCGACGCTACCGTGGCGCGTATTGAGCAGTTGTTCCAGCAACCGCACGATGGCGTTACCGGTGTGGATACCGGCTATCAGGATCTCAATAAAAAGACGGCAGGGTTACAGCGTTCGGATTTGATCATCGTCGCGGCGCGTCCCTCAATGGGTAAAACCACTTTTGCGATGAACCTCTGCGAAAATGCGGCGATGTTGCAGGATAAACCGGTACTGATTTTTAGTCTGGAGATGCCCGGCGAACAGATCATGATGCGTATGCTGGCCTCGCTGTCTCGCGTCGATCAGACACGTATTCGTACCGGTCAACTCGATGATGAAGACTGGGCGCGAATCTCCGGCACGATGGGCATTCTGTTGGAGAAACGCAATATGTATATTGACGACTCCTCGGGTCTTACGCCGACAGAAGTCCGTTCGCGCGCGCGGCGTATTTTCCGCGAACATGGCGGGTTAAGTCTGATTATGATCGACTATCTGCAATTGATGCGCGTGCCGTCGCTTTCTGATAACCGTACTCTGGAAATCGCCGAAATTTCCCGTTCGTTGAAAGCGCTGGCGAAGGAACTTCAGGTGCCGGTCGTGGCGCTATCGCAGCTTAACCGCTCTCTGGAACAACGTGCGGATAAACGCCCGGTGAACTCCGACCTGCGTGAATCCGGCTCTATTGAACAGGATGCCGACTTAATTATGTTTATCTACCGTGATGAGGTTTATCACGAGAATAGCGATTTAAAAGGCATTGCTGAAATTATTATTGGTAAGCAACGTAACGGTCCTATCGGTACGGTTCGCCTGACGTTCAACGGTCAGTGGTCGCGCTTCGATAACTATGCGGGACCGCAATACGATGATGAGTAA
- the dus_3 gene encoding tRNA dihydrouridine synthase A, with protein sequence MLKTSQTSVLSENTDNHWSGRFSVAPMLDWTDRHCRYFLRLLSRQTLLYTEMVTTGAIIHGKGDYLAYSEEEHPVALQLGGSDPAQLAHCAKLAEARGYDEINLNVGCPSDRVQNGMFGACLMGNAQLVADCVKAMRDVVSIPVTVKTRIGIDDQDSYAFLCDFIDTVSGQGECEMFIIHARKAWLSGLSPKENREIPPLDYPRVYQLKRDFPHLTMSINGGIKSLEEAKEHLRYMDGVMVGREAYQNPGILAAVDREIFGAATTDANPVAVVRAMYPYIERELSQGAYLGHITRHMLGLFQGVPGARQWRRYLSENAHKAGADVRVLEQALKLVADKR encoded by the coding sequence ATGCTAAAAACCAGCCAAACCAGCGTACTATCTGAAAATACTGACAATCACTGGAGTGGCAGGTTTAGTGTGGCGCCGATGCTCGACTGGACGGACAGACATTGCCGCTATTTCCTGCGGTTGTTGTCTCGTCAGACGCTGCTCTACACCGAGATGGTGACCACGGGCGCAATTATTCATGGTAAAGGCGACTATCTGGCTTACAGCGAAGAAGAGCATCCAGTCGCCCTACAGCTTGGCGGAAGCGATCCGGCTCAGCTTGCGCATTGTGCAAAGCTGGCGGAAGCGCGTGGCTACGATGAAATTAACCTCAACGTGGGATGTCCCTCCGATCGCGTGCAAAATGGTATGTTTGGCGCCTGTTTGATGGGCAATGCGCAACTGGTCGCGGATTGTGTTAAAGCCATGCGTGATGTCGTCTCGATTCCGGTGACGGTGAAAACCCGCATTGGTATTGACGATCAGGACAGTTATGCGTTTCTGTGTGATTTCATCGATACGGTTTCCGGTCAGGGCGAATGCGAGATGTTTATTATCCATGCGCGCAAAGCCTGGCTTTCTGGCTTAAGCCCGAAAGAAAATCGTGAGATCCCGCCGCTGGATTACCCGCGCGTATATCAGCTAAAGCGGGATTTTCCGCACCTGACCATGTCCATTAACGGCGGCATCAAATCGCTGGAAGAGGCGAAGGAGCACCTGCGCTATATGGATGGCGTCATGGTTGGCCGCGAAGCTTATCAGAATCCGGGTATACTGGCCGCGGTGGATCGGGAGATTTTTGGCGCTGCTACCACTGACGCCAATCCGGTTGCGGTGGTTCGCGCTATGTATCCCTATATTGAGCGTGAATTGAGCCAGGGGGCGTATCTGGGGCATATCACACGCCACATGCTAGGGTTGTTCCAGGGGGTTCCAGGGGCGCGACAGTGGCGTCGCTACCTGAGCGAAAACGCCCATAAAGCGGGCGCAGACGTTCGTGTGCTGGAACAGGCGCTGAAACTGGTCGCGGATAAGCGTTAA